A section of the Neisseria dumasiana genome encodes:
- a CDS encoding energy transducer TonB, which produces MGATEKRITKGSTMKKHNDIFAVLLAAFCAGTAVAAPMAPSKTLPATSSAEMPIKKTGQISRPVYPVMSVEKGEEGKVVLSILVAPGGRVTEVKLIESSGYERLDKAAIHAAWKSKFDTQEWTDFRTIVRFDLDNDMKENAIQKEKPQPSEQAGST; this is translated from the coding sequence ATGGGCGCCACAGAAAAGAGAATCACCAAAGGGTCAACAATGAAAAAGCATAATGATATTTTTGCCGTATTGCTCGCTGCTTTTTGTGCGGGAACTGCGGTTGCCGCACCGATGGCTCCTTCAAAAACGCTGCCTGCAACGTCGTCGGCGGAAATGCCGATTAAGAAAACCGGGCAAATCTCCCGTCCTGTTTATCCCGTTATGTCTGTTGAAAAAGGCGAAGAAGGAAAAGTGGTGCTGTCTATACTGGTAGCGCCGGGAGGCCGTGTCACCGAAGTAAAGTTAATTGAATCCAGCGGATATGAAAGGTTGGACAAAGCGGCAATCCACGCGGCATGGAAAAGTAAATTCGACACACAGGAATGGACTGATTTTAGAACCATAGTGAGATTCGATTTGGACAACGATATGAAAGAAAATGCTATCCAAAAAGAAAAGCCGCAGCCATCCGAGCAGGCAGGCTCAACATAA
- a CDS encoding energy transducer TonB has product MKKHLCILWVMMAVGVSTKAFAEPAALTTPLTFNEIKKADTNPHSGWIPVPMLHYPEEAEMKGWEGDVVVSVLVAPDASIQNVEVIQSSGYKVLDEAAKKTIAQATFKPHGWTAFRIPLRFRLDGGKRQCAKSIC; this is encoded by the coding sequence ATGAAAAAACATCTGTGCATTTTATGGGTAATGATGGCAGTGGGCGTAAGCACGAAAGCGTTTGCCGAACCTGCCGCATTAACAACGCCTTTGACTTTTAACGAGATTAAAAAGGCTGATACAAACCCGCATTCGGGCTGGATACCTGTGCCGATGCTTCACTATCCTGAAGAAGCGGAAATGAAAGGCTGGGAAGGCGATGTGGTCGTTTCCGTTCTGGTTGCGCCCGATGCGAGTATTCAAAACGTAGAGGTAATCCAATCAAGCGGATATAAAGTATTGGACGAAGCGGCTAAAAAAACAATAGCGCAAGCCACATTCAAGCCGCACGGGTGGACAGCGTTCCGTATTCCCTTGCGCTTCCGTTTGGACGGGGGCAAACGGCAATGTGCAAAAAGCATCTGTTGA